The proteins below come from a single Sorghum bicolor cultivar BTx623 chromosome 4, Sorghum_bicolor_NCBIv3, whole genome shotgun sequence genomic window:
- the LOC110434835 gene encoding serine/threonine-protein phosphatase 7 long form homolog, with protein sequence MAARAPHPRFSLIEADYDKDHRAKALSEQQRPLCVLRGRTHHVHSWNERYAPYIRRAGFLEIVRVYNSGLPTLDPAVLTAFVDRWRPETHTFHTPCGEMTITLQDVKMILCLSLSGHPVTGVVDESTWLDLVQEFCGRRPSDAEVKGTKKTSGVSTSWITQNFGAGPPPDAPDHEVEMYAKVWLWHFLGGFLFPDSSGDSISWIFLRILMQPLDNIAGYSWGTAVLAWTYRQLCQACRRQSSNGNLGGCSYLLQVWIWERFPVGRPTKPPGLPVNRYVSQQLSNYSEEASRQLFRKNQKGLQEVSG encoded by the exons ATGGCGGCGCGGGCACCTCATCCCCGCTTTAGCCTCATTGAGGCGGACTACGACAAGGACCACCGGGCCAAGGCCTTGTCGGAGCAGCAGAGGCCGTTGTGTGTGCTTCGTGGTCGCACGCACCACGTACACAGCTGGAACGAGCGATACGCGCCGTACATTCGTCGTGCAGGCTTTCTTGAGATCGTCCGGGTCTACAACAGTGGACTTCCCACTCTAGACCCTGCAGTTCTTACTGCTTTTGTTGACAG GTGGAGACCAGAGACGCACACCTTCCACACACCTTGTGGAGAAATGACTATCACATTGCAGGATGTGAAGATGATATTGTGTTTGAGTTTGTCTGGTCATCCGGTGACTGGGGTCGTCGATGAGTCTACTTGGCTAGACTTGGTACAGGAGTTTTGTGGCAGGCGGCCATCAGATGCTGAAGTTAAAGGCACCAA GAAGACCTCAGGAGTCTCGACGTCTTGGATTACGCAGAACTTTGGTGCAGGACCACCGCCTGATGCTCCAGATCATGAGGTGGAGATGTATGCAAAGGTGTGGTTGTGGCACTTCTTGGGGGGTTTCTTGTTCCCTGATTCCTCAGGAGACAGCATCAGCTGGATTTTCCTGAGGATCCTTATGCAGCCACTGGACAACATTGCCGGCTACAGTTGGGGTACCGCGGTGCTTGCATGGACATACCGTCAGCTTTGCCAGGCCTGTCGTCGCCAGTCTTCGAATGGAAACCTAGGTGGCTGCTCATATCTACTTCAGGTTTGGATTTGGGAGCGTTTTCCAGTTGGAAGGCCCACTAAACCTCCGGGTTTGCCTGTAAATAGATATGTG TCACAACAGTTGTCTAACTACTCCGAGGAAGCTAGTAGGCAACTGTTCCGGA AAAATCAAAAAGGGCTGCAAGAAGTTAGCGGCTAA
- the LOC110435100 gene encoding uncharacterized protein LOC110435100, whose amino-acid sequence MLSRSQTASMSTRATSARAASSSVRTPQYTGKGPADVDDDDEALQYSTTSGDDDDDELQWEFTGHEEMGTSQLGGAPIGTQGVEYTPEEYTQGVEYTQEEYTHVEHQGTSSTQEMERIHRRQRERQRRDRTDVGWTSNVVPTNPRRRRKPRNRYTPGDD is encoded by the exons ATGTTGTCTAGGAGCCAGACGGCCTCGATGTCCACTAGAGCTACTTCGGCTAGGGCCGCGTCCTCCTCTGTACGTACTCCGCAGTACACAGGGAAGGGTCCAGCGGACgtggacgatgacgacgaggccCTTCAGTACTCCACGACTagtggcgacgacgacgacgacgagttaCAGTGGGAGTTCACCGGTCACGAGGAGATGGGTACCTCACAGCTAGGCGGTGCTCCTATTGGTACACAGGGGGTGGAGTACACACCGGAGGAGTACACACAGGGGGTGGAGTACACACAGGAGGAGTACACACACGTCGAGCACCAG GGTACTTCGTCCACACAGGAGATGGAGCGTATCCATAGGCGGCAGCGCGAGAGGCAGCGGCGAGACCGCACGGACGTGGGGTGGACAAGCAACGTGGTGCCTACCAATCCTAGGAGGCGACGGAAGCCGCGAAACCGCTACACCCCTGGCGATGATTAG